CAAAAGATGCTCTTGGCTGCTTTTTGAAACTAAAATGctgcaaatttattttttatttacttatttttaaaacaaaagcacCCTAGTCAACATTTTCTTGTCAAAAAAGACGCCTTTGTCGTTAaagtttgtcatttttgtatcatctgctctagctttttccaacattttaaaCCCAGATGTAATAATAATGAGTCCAAAAAgatttttggttgtttttgaaaaacatgaagatttgtctttttcatttaaattaaaaaggaagCCCTTCATTAGACATTAGAAGCCAATCATGGCTCACGGTCGCGGTCTGCTAAGCCTCTGACGTCTGCACACAACCAATCATAAAGGAAGGTTCCTCTTTCTGCATACTACCCATGTGCACTCATATGAATGTGTGCATGCACGTGCAGTAAAAGGGTACGGGAAAGAGCGGATTCTTTTCCGTAGGTtgtgtcggtacacgatccgttctgcacatgtgcagatgatgtcatgatggTGTCGTGAGGAACGAGGATTTACGActctgcacgatctgttcccatagacagttaaagaaagtctgttctcctccaccggaaagctaacgacatttgtttagctaacagctaattcggctaaccgctagctgagacagcgtGTAACAGAccctcaaaacttaaaataaccgtttaaatatataacagctgttactgGTGCTCACTTAAAATCCAATCACTCAACACTTTGTCTTTATTactactgtaaagtcttaattttgctggagctgcttttcccgctgtttagtttgagtaacgttattttaggctgaatcaagcggtcagctagcggttagccgtgTTAGCTGTTAAACTAGCGTCGTTAGCTTCCTGCttggaggctaacagcagaccgctactgtggaacagatcgtgcagcgccgtaaatcctcgtacatcgTGAATATCATCTGCACAtgtgcaggacggatcgtgtaccgacaggtAGTGTGCAGGATGAGATTCCAAACACTGATTTCAGATTTTCCCTGCAGGCTCGGGGTGCGTTTGCTATTCGCGCCCCTGCGTCTGGCTTCCTCACCTGGGATGACGGAGATGGTTTTGAGCGCTCGCAGCACCCTGAACGTCCTTAAGGCTGACACATTACCCAGGTCCACAAACTCAGTCACATATCTGCAACGAGGCGGGAGACACAAGCAcaagaacagacacacacagaggggtGGTGACACACTGAGCAACAACGAGCCAacacagagggacagagggacagaggacagacagagagagagagagagagagagagagagagacatcgaCGTCTAAGACGGGAAAGGCAGTCGGGCAAAAGTTGCTCACACGGATAAAAACTGGAGAAAAGAGCACACTGTAGGAAATTTAGCGCAAGATTTACAGTAAGTTCCTGTGAGTTGTTTGTCacagtaaaggtaccgtacGTCCATTTATAGTACTTCATGTTTTcgtgtaaaatacaaaacaattacacacaacataagtagtttactgtactatttacagtaccatattggatgtattgtgatttattacagtaatggtTTGACCACTGtgattctttctttctgtcttttcttctatctttctgtctctgtctttcgtCTGCCTttctatctgtctctgtctttccgTCTTTCTGtccatctttctgtctctgtctttccgtctgtctttctatctgtctctgtctttccgtctgtctttctgtctgactctgtctttctttctatctttctatctgtctctgtctttcgtctgtctttctgtctctttctacctgtctttctttccctctatctgtctctgtctttccgtctgtctttctatctgtctctgtctttctgtctttctgtccatctttctgtctctgtcttttcttctatctttctgtctctgtctttcgtctgtctttctgtctctttctatctgtctttctttccctctatctgtctctgtctttttcagtCTGCCTTTCTGTCTGGTCTTCACTTCTATCTTTTTAtccgtctctgtctttctgtcgtctttctgtctctttctatctgtcttttcttctatctttctgtctctgtctttcgtctgtctttctatctgtctttgtctttccgTCTGTCTTTCgtctctttttgtctgtctttctttccctctatctgtctctgtctttctatccgtctttctatctctctctgtctttttctgtctgccTTTCTGTCTGGTCTTCACTTCTATCTTTTTAtccgtctctgtctttctgtcgtctttctgtctctttctgtttctgtctctctttctatctgactctgtctttctttctatctttctatctgtctctgtctttctttctgtctttctgtccgtctttctgtctgccTTTCTGTCTGGTCTTCACTTCTATCTTTTTAtccgtctctgtctttctgtctctttctgtttctgtctctctttctatctgactctgtctttctgtctttccttctatctttccatctgtctctgtctttctttctgtctttctgtccgtctttctgtctgtctgtttgtccttctttccttcaatcctctctttctctttctttctgtctgtctttctgtaaaaatacagtagtttccTTTCCTagttacagtactatagtggctatattgtaatttcttttttttccagcgTTCTACTGTAAACCATATCCAGTTATGTTACTGTGATATCTACAGTAACAACTGGAGATTtcagccattatttacagtgtgagACACACTTTCCTCTCTACTGTTCCCCATCTCCAGTTTGTGGCTCGTGTGTTCAGCTTTTTcgggactttttttttccttctccacTGTGTCGTCAGTTCAGATCAGGTGATTGCACAGGTGACTCCTGATTGGGCGGAGAATGGGAAGTGGGCGGGACACGGCAGACACGGGACGAACAAAAGAGGATGCACGACGACGTGGACAATGACGAGTGtttgggatgggggggggggggggaggtgggggggggggtctgtccCGGGACGCCCCCTGGTGGAGGTGAGGCCTTACCTGGGATGACTGAGATAGTTTTCAGGGCTCTCAGCACCCTAAAGGTTCGCAGCGCCTGCAGGTTCCCTACTTTGATAAACTCTGTTAACAGCCTGTAGGGGGCAGTGTGGCCGTTGTCAACATACAACAGAGGAAGAAAGACATAACAAGGTCTGAAAATACGGAGGTGATTCCCAAAAAGTAAAGTCACTTTATtaaaagggccacactggaaaataacaatcacatcaagggccggACATTGATCATTGTTGAAATGCTGTCATTTCATCCAGAAATAAATTCAAATACCTTTGAGCCTGTTATTGCATCTATCTGCTCTTACACTTTGGTCGACATGAAGCCCccaaaaaagtcccaaaaaggCAGAGAAAAGTGGCTAACacattggggaaaaaatataggaaaaaatgccaaaaaatggaaaaaagtggAAAGAATTTtgaaacaagtgacaaaaaaacgttggaaaagtgccaaaaaaaacggcaaaatactcggaccctctcgtgtccctcgggtcaaactgacccgggacttattggggttttaaaaacaattctgaaataaaattttacttcataatctatcaacaaacattgtctttatctccatttccagcagctgagataacatctatgttcagggaatgcatcacGCTCTACTAGACCACTATTAATAacaatcacatcaagggccgcACATGTTCAGATTATTGAAATGCttcaaaatccccaaaaaattcaaatgcCTTTGAGTGTAATATTGCATCTGTCTGCTCTTACACTTTGGTCGACATG
This is a stretch of genomic DNA from Etheostoma spectabile isolate EspeVRDwgs_2016 unplaced genomic scaffold, UIUC_Espe_1.0 scaffold00017396, whole genome shotgun sequence. It encodes these proteins:
- the LOC116679539 gene encoding sodium channel protein type 4 subunit alpha, coding for LLTEFIKVGNLQALRTFRVLRALKTISVIPVSLCVGSLLLSVSPPLCVCLFLCLCLPPRCRYVTEFVDLGNVSALRTFRVLRALKTISVIPGLKTIVGALIQSVKKLADVMILTVFCLSVFALIGLQLFMGNLRQKCVRSTEHCVNGSLAANTSFYCNNKTWASVRDFINDE